A genome region from Christensenella minuta includes the following:
- a CDS encoding YhbY family RNA-binding protein: protein MITSKQRAKLRGMAQKMEPILHIGKDGVTENLVKQADDALTARELFKGTVLKNSPLTAREAADELAGSLGAEGVSVLGRKFVLYRESENKKIGL from the coding sequence ATGATAACGAGCAAACAACGCGCAAAGCTGCGCGGCATGGCACAGAAGATGGAGCCGATCCTGCATATCGGCAAGGATGGAGTTACGGAAAATCTGGTGAAGCAGGCGGATGACGCGCTCACGGCGCGCGAGCTTTTTAAGGGAACGGTGCTTAAGAACAGTCCGCTCACGGCGCGCGAGGCCGCGGATGAGCTTGCCGGATCGCTCGGTGCGGAGGGAGTATCCGTATTAGGCCGCAAATTTGTCCTGTACCGCGAATCCGAGAATAAGAAAATCGGGCTGTAA
- the rsfS gene encoding ribosome silencing factor translates to MEISERAKRIAEILDNKKAQDIVILKVADMTIISDYFVVASAPNVSHVQTLAEEVQLKLREEEGASPIRTEGEREGRWVVIDYGDVLVHIFHKEERGFYQLERLWKVEGNFYDYSAEHKEQ, encoded by the coding sequence ATGGAAATTTCGGAACGTGCAAAACGGATTGCGGAAATATTAGACAATAAAAAGGCACAGGACATCGTGATCCTGAAAGTGGCGGATATGACGATCATCTCGGATTATTTTGTAGTTGCCAGCGCGCCCAATGTGTCGCATGTCCAGACGCTTGCGGAAGAGGTGCAGCTTAAGCTGCGCGAGGAAGAAGGGGCGTCTCCGATCCGCACGGAAGGCGAACGCGAAGGACGCTGGGTAGTCATCGACTACGGCGACGTGCTTGTGCATATCTTTCATAAGGAGGAGCGCGGGTTTTACCAGCTTGAGCGCCTGTGGAAGGTAGAAGGCAATTTCTATGACTACTCCGCTGAGCATAAAGAGCAGTAA
- the yqeK gene encoding bis(5'-nucleosyl)-tetraphosphatase (symmetrical) YqeK has translation MDYTGNRDGVVKKLAEQLKGEKFEHSLGVEETAVKLAQRYGADAQKAGLAGLLHDYTKQKDNVKLAEKYHIPYFTEKTLHGHTAAAVLKDKGYVTDEEVLSAVKWHTTGRAGMTMLEKIVYLADYIEPSRDFDGVEKLRRLAFENIDKAVLYGLQTSIEHIIENKSLIDTDSVGAYNYYRKLFPGEDI, from the coding sequence ATGGACTATACCGGAAACCGTGACGGCGTCGTAAAAAAGCTTGCGGAGCAGCTGAAAGGGGAAAAGTTCGAGCATTCTCTCGGAGTGGAGGAAACGGCGGTAAAGCTTGCGCAGCGGTACGGCGCGGATGCGCAAAAGGCGGGACTTGCGGGCTTGCTGCACGATTATACCAAACAAAAAGACAACGTGAAGCTCGCGGAAAAATACCATATCCCGTATTTTACGGAAAAAACCCTGCACGGGCATACGGCAGCCGCGGTGCTGAAGGACAAGGGCTATGTGACGGACGAGGAGGTGCTCTCCGCAGTCAAATGGCATACGACGGGCAGGGCAGGCATGACGATGCTCGAAAAGATCGTCTATCTTGCCGATTACATTGAGCCCAGCCGCGATTTTGACGGCGTCGAAAAGCTGCGGAGGCTTGCTTTCGAAAACATCGACAAAGCGGTTCTTTACGGCCTGCAAACGTCGATCGAGCACATTATTGAGAACAAAAGTCTGATCGACACGGACAGTGTCGGGGCATATAACTACTACCGGAAATTGTTTCCGGGGGAGGATATTTAA
- the nadD gene encoding nicotinate-nucleotide adenylyltransferase, producing MERPGCITIEQQVRLFARPKRVGILGGTFNPPHNGHVDMAHKVKGEFSLDQACLMPCGNPPHKSRGLAPKEMRLQMTRMCAAGTDVGVLDFEVKKKGCSYTVETIAALREKNPETDYYFIVGADTVFELCTWYDFERLFKITKFICVRRQNHDILKLSAEISRLRWEYGAQIFLSEYTGLFVSSSYIRERVREGRGIEGLVPKNVEEYIIANGLYRKP from the coding sequence ATGGAACGTCCCGGGTGCATCACAATTGAACAGCAGGTACGCCTGTTTGCCCGCCCAAAACGGGTCGGGATCCTGGGCGGGACCTTCAATCCCCCCCACAATGGTCATGTGGATATGGCCCATAAGGTAAAAGGAGAATTTTCCCTCGACCAGGCCTGCCTCATGCCGTGCGGGAATCCGCCTCATAAAAGCCGCGGGCTGGCTCCAAAGGAAATGCGTCTGCAAATGACGCGGATGTGCGCGGCGGGAACGGATGTCGGGGTACTTGATTTTGAGGTAAAGAAAAAAGGCTGTTCCTACACCGTGGAGACCATCGCGGCCCTGCGGGAAAAGAACCCGGAAACGGACTATTATTTCATCGTCGGTGCGGATACGGTGTTCGAGCTGTGTACTTGGTATGATTTTGAACGATTGTTCAAAATAACGAAATTTATCTGTGTGCGCCGTCAAAACCATGATATCTTAAAGCTTTCGGCAGAAATTTCCCGTCTCCGGTGGGAATACGGCGCGCAGATATTTTTATCGGAGTATACGGGCCTTTTCGTCAGCTCGTCCTACATCAGGGAACGGGTAAGGGAGGGCCGCGGAATAGAAGGGCTGGTCCCGAAAAACGTGGAGGAATACATCATTGCAAATGGACTATACCGGAAACCGTGA